From Calothrix sp. PCC 6303, a single genomic window includes:
- the speD gene encoding adenosylmethionine decarboxylase translates to MEDLRYKVGGGTVSELAVNGVDTSFVSEPSTTSGVATIQLERSQSVRLQLKSEEELKSTLTDFSHDCPPAPVGVHCILELYNCPTELLNDIEFIKRTLEEAATTAQSTLLDKIAHQFTPYGVTALALLAESHISIHTWPENGYIAADVFTCGEHARPIEACEYLARSFKAGKHLLMKLPRGQFSPTSQPRVEIL, encoded by the coding sequence ATGGAAGATTTGCGTTATAAAGTTGGCGGCGGTACCGTGAGCGAATTAGCAGTTAATGGTGTTGATACCAGCTTTGTTTCCGAACCTAGTACAACTAGTGGAGTTGCAACTATTCAACTCGAACGTTCCCAATCAGTTAGACTTCAACTCAAATCCGAAGAAGAATTAAAGTCTACTCTTACCGATTTTTCTCACGATTGTCCACCAGCACCTGTTGGCGTTCACTGCATATTAGAACTCTACAATTGTCCAACAGAGTTGCTCAATGATATTGAGTTCATTAAACGGACTTTAGAAGAAGCTGCTACAACTGCACAATCAACCTTGCTTGATAAAATAGCACATCAGTTCACCCCATATGGTGTTACTGCTCTAGCATTATTAGCAGAATCCCATATCTCGATTCATACATGGCCCGAAAATGGCTATATTGCTGCTGATGTGTTTACTTGTGGTGAACATGCAAGACCTATTGAAGCTTGCGAATATCTTGCCCGTTCTTTTAAAGCAGGTAAGCACCTGTTGATGAAGTTACCTCGCGGTCAGTTTTCACCAACATCACAACCAAGAGTTGAGATTCTGTAG
- a CDS encoding D-alanyl-D-alanine carboxypeptidase family protein codes for MSNAGFSGKPKKSSPNSGDDIPAALRDTPDVAPKTSIRLPILILGGTVGFIVLATLSGFLFFANDSRRASVAPKNKASQEAPPATSTVAEPSPSDPDTDQAKVNGSLLGHLPYTEAPESELAAISSDGRYRMINSAAQQFLAMQQAARSAGVKLVPISAFRSIKEQETLFFGIAAQRNQTPAERASLSAPPGYSEHHTGYAVDIGDGAVPSTNLNSNFERTKAYQWLVENSPKFYFEMSFPKDNPQGVSYEPWHWRFVGDTRSLEMFYKARNLKPVQK; via the coding sequence TTGAGTAACGCTGGTTTTTCAGGAAAGCCGAAAAAATCATCTCCCAATTCCGGTGACGATATCCCGGCAGCGTTACGCGATACCCCTGATGTAGCGCCGAAAACCTCCATTCGATTACCAATTTTGATTTTGGGTGGAACTGTAGGGTTTATTGTATTGGCAACACTCAGTGGTTTTTTGTTTTTTGCCAACGACTCACGTCGCGCAAGCGTCGCACCCAAAAACAAGGCTAGTCAGGAAGCACCACCAGCTACATCTACGGTGGCTGAACCATCACCAAGTGACCCGGATACTGATCAAGCCAAAGTAAATGGCTCTTTACTAGGACATTTACCCTACACAGAAGCCCCAGAGTCAGAACTAGCAGCCATTTCTAGCGATGGACGTTATCGAATGATCAACTCTGCCGCACAGCAATTTTTGGCAATGCAACAAGCAGCCCGCAGTGCAGGAGTAAAATTAGTACCAATTTCGGCATTTCGCTCTATTAAAGAACAAGAAACCCTATTTTTTGGTATTGCTGCCCAACGCAACCAAACACCCGCAGAACGGGCTTCTTTATCAGCACCCCCTGGTTACAGCGAACACCACACAGGTTACGCAGTTGACATTGGAGATGGGGCTGTTCCATCAACAAATTTAAACAGCAACTTCGAGCGAACCAAAGCATATCAATGGTTAGTAGAAAATTCTCCCAAATTCTACTTTGAGATGTCCTTTCCCAAAGACAACCCCCAAGGTGTAAGTTATGAGCCATGGCACTGGCGTTTTGTCGGTGATACCCGCAGTTTGGAGATGTTTTATAAAGCGAGAAATCTCAAGCCAGTTCAGAAGTAA
- a CDS encoding XisI protein, with product MDTQLKYREIIKSVLRNHADDRTAVPDSYQSKVLFDEDRGQYLILDIGWSGDQYLHATPIHISLINNKVWIQYDDTEEGVVGDLMAAGIPKEDIVLGFRHPKVRQHTGFAVA from the coding sequence ATGGATACCCAATTAAAATACAGAGAAATCATTAAAAGCGTTCTCCGAAACCATGCAGACGATCGTACAGCCGTACCTGATAGTTACCAATCTAAAGTACTATTTGATGAGGATCGCGGGCAATATTTGATTTTAGATATTGGCTGGAGTGGCGATCAATACCTCCATGCGACACCGATACACATCAGTCTAATAAATAACAAAGTTTGGATTCAATATGATGACACTGAAGAGGGTGTAGTTGGTGATTTGATGGCAGCAGGTATCCCGAAAGAAGATATTGTTCTTGGTTTCCGCCATCCTAAAGTTCGCCAGCATACAGGCTTCGCGGTAGCATAG
- a CDS encoding element excision factor XisH family protein → MGKKRLSVDLGAERLISAENATRKILVEVKSFVGQSDVKDLEQALGQYVLYRQILDEMGDARILYLAVSQVTFNSVFTIELGQVLLKNQIVKLVVFDDESEAIVGWIPN, encoded by the coding sequence ATTGGTAAAAAACGCTTGTCTGTCGATTTAGGTGCAGAACGTCTGATTAGTGCCGAAAACGCAACTAGAAAAATCCTGGTTGAGGTAAAGAGTTTCGTGGGACAGTCTGACGTGAAAGATTTGGAGCAAGCTCTGGGACAATATGTTCTTTACCGCCAGATTCTGGATGAGATGGGTGATGCGCGAATTTTATACCTCGCTGTTTCTCAAGTCACTTTCAATAGCGTGTTTACAATAGAGTTAGGGCAAGTTCTGCTCAAGAACCAAATTGTCAAATTAGTTGTCTTTGATGATGAAAGTGAGGCAATTGTAGGATGGATACCCAATTAA
- a CDS encoding AEC family transporter: MANLPELYIKLVGLVLLGFILGRILPSIVPLRLGQFLFWFGVPISVVAFLRKADLSGQIWVAPAVAYVALFLGVVLAWLAIKCQGYFGKKQKTSLPKSTQGSLILTSMVGNTGYLGYPIALSIVGTEYFAWALFYDLLGSTIGAYGLGVLIAAWFGEEQKSYWQMAKVILINPTLWSFGLGLQLRQVHLSSLTILCLDTLAWTALTAALTLIGMRLSQIQSWDSLPLAAVSVAVKMIIVPLIISAFLPLLGITGKTALVIILQMAMPPAFASLILAEAFNLDRQLTVSAIALGSAFILLTLPVWILITGN; the protein is encoded by the coding sequence ATGGCAAATCTTCCAGAACTATATATCAAGTTGGTGGGATTAGTATTGCTTGGTTTTATCCTAGGACGCATACTACCATCAATAGTCCCGCTTAGATTGGGACAGTTTCTTTTTTGGTTTGGGGTTCCCATCAGTGTCGTGGCATTTCTCCGCAAGGCTGATTTGTCAGGGCAAATTTGGGTTGCACCTGCGGTTGCATATGTTGCGCTTTTTCTGGGTGTTGTTTTAGCTTGGTTGGCAATTAAGTGTCAAGGGTATTTTGGTAAAAAGCAAAAAACCTCATTGCCTAAGTCAACCCAAGGTAGTTTAATTTTGACATCAATGGTAGGAAATACAGGCTATCTGGGTTATCCGATCGCCTTATCAATTGTTGGGACTGAATACTTTGCTTGGGCTTTATTTTATGATCTTTTAGGAAGTACCATCGGTGCCTATGGTTTGGGGGTGTTGATAGCTGCTTGGTTTGGTGAAGAGCAAAAAAGCTACTGGCAAATGGCTAAAGTGATTTTAATTAATCCGACTCTATGGAGTTTTGGATTGGGTTTACAGTTGCGGCAGGTGCATTTATCTAGCTTAACTATTTTATGTTTGGATACTTTGGCTTGGACAGCTTTGACTGCGGCTTTAACTTTGATTGGGATGCGGCTAAGTCAAATTCAATCCTGGGATAGTTTGCCTTTAGCTGCTGTGAGTGTCGCCGTCAAGATGATAATTGTCCCTTTGATCATCAGCGCTTTTTTGCCCCTATTGGGAATTACTGGGAAAACAGCCCTAGTTATTATTTTACAGATGGCAATGCCTCCAGCGTTCGCTTCCTTAATCCTGGCTGAAGCTTTTAATCTTGATCGGCAGTTGACTGTCAGTGCGATCGCGCTCGGCTCGGCATTCATATTATTAACTTTACCAGTTTGGATCCTGATTACTGGCAACTAA